A single genomic interval of Alistipes provencensis harbors:
- a CDS encoding LTA synthase family protein, which translates to MQKSIRLVSGLYLKLALLTVAVGLVLRIVLLFNAQTTSLSFTFGEWCEIFLLGAVNDFCAATVGFVFLWLFLLSVSRTKYAKPWGWIILGLLAAAFCYVAFFNTIFDEYGSVAPRIAMYVLGYWAVTFALRLFLPGFRNLWTTVWFALFIVIYVGAIVFNGLSEYFFWNEFGVRYNFIAVDYLVYTNEVVGNIMESYPVVPMTLGIIVVTLLITWYLFRHDLVRAEELKGWQWKAIAGPVYIAALLAAVGLLNFNTRFQDSGNVYVNELQANGLYKFYDAFVKNTLDYPQFYITRPEAEAEAFVHGIYGSTGDNLRAVQAGEGPEIHRNIVLITIESMSASYMERFGNTESITPVLDSLYRLGMAFDRVYATGNRTVRGLEAVTLSLPPCPGQSIIKRPNNAGMHSTGALLREKGYNVTYFYGGNSYFDNMETFFSGNGYDIVDQKSYSPDEITFANIWGVCDEDAYRKVIRTLDEQSHDGKPFFAHVMTVSNHRPFTYPAGKIRIPNDSKSRAGGVLYTDYALGQFLAEASKQPWFDNTIFLITADHCASSAGRTEIPLHKYHIPALIFAPGFVAPQEVRGIVSQIDLMPTLLSLLNMDYDSHFYGRSIFDPGYINRAFIATYQDLGYLEGDTFTILSPVRRCEQYRVVPTEENPHHLEPAEETDTAQVDRAVFYYQTSCKWNKR; encoded by the coding sequence ATGCAAAAAAGCATCCGGCTGGTCTCCGGCCTCTACCTCAAACTCGCTCTATTGACGGTGGCCGTAGGTCTCGTGCTGCGTATCGTACTCCTTTTCAACGCCCAGACGACCTCCCTGAGTTTTACGTTCGGCGAATGGTGTGAAATATTCCTGCTCGGCGCCGTGAACGACTTCTGCGCCGCGACCGTGGGATTCGTCTTCCTGTGGCTCTTCCTGCTGAGCGTCTCGCGCACCAAGTACGCCAAGCCGTGGGGATGGATCATCCTCGGGCTGCTCGCGGCGGCATTCTGCTATGTCGCGTTCTTCAACACGATCTTCGACGAATACGGAAGCGTCGCGCCGCGGATCGCCATGTACGTTCTGGGCTACTGGGCCGTGACCTTTGCGCTCAGGCTCTTCCTGCCCGGATTCCGCAACCTCTGGACCACCGTGTGGTTCGCGCTCTTCATCGTCATCTATGTGGGCGCCATCGTCTTCAACGGCCTCAGCGAATACTTCTTCTGGAACGAATTCGGCGTCCGCTACAACTTCATCGCCGTCGATTATCTGGTCTACACCAACGAGGTGGTGGGCAACATCATGGAGTCCTACCCCGTCGTTCCGATGACACTCGGCATCATCGTCGTCACGCTGCTCATCACATGGTATCTCTTCCGCCATGACCTCGTCCGTGCCGAGGAGCTCAAGGGATGGCAGTGGAAAGCAATCGCCGGCCCGGTCTACATCGCGGCGCTGCTGGCGGCGGTCGGCCTGCTGAACTTCAACACCCGCTTTCAGGACAGCGGGAACGTCTATGTCAACGAACTGCAAGCCAACGGGCTCTACAAATTCTACGACGCCTTCGTCAAGAACACCCTCGACTACCCCCAGTTCTACATCACGCGCCCCGAAGCCGAGGCCGAAGCCTTCGTACACGGGATTTACGGCAGTACGGGCGACAACCTCCGCGCTGTGCAAGCCGGGGAGGGGCCGGAGATTCATCGCAACATCGTACTTATCACCATCGAGAGCATGAGCGCCTCCTATATGGAGCGCTTCGGCAACACGGAGTCGATCACGCCGGTCCTCGACTCGCTCTACCGGCTGGGCATGGCCTTCGACCGCGTCTACGCCACGGGCAACCGCACGGTGCGCGGACTGGAGGCCGTGACGCTGTCGCTCCCGCCCTGCCCCGGGCAAAGCATCATCAAACGCCCGAACAACGCCGGAATGCACTCCACGGGAGCCCTGCTGCGTGAGAAAGGCTACAACGTGACCTATTTCTACGGCGGCAACAGCTATTTCGACAACATGGAGACCTTCTTCTCGGGCAACGGCTACGATATCGTCGACCAGAAGAGCTACTCGCCCGACGAGATCACTTTCGCCAACATCTGGGGTGTCTGCGACGAGGATGCCTACCGCAAAGTGATCCGTACCCTCGACGAACAGTCGCACGACGGCAAGCCGTTCTTCGCCCACGTCATGACCGTCAGCAACCACCGTCCCTTCACCTACCCCGCAGGGAAGATACGCATCCCCAACGATTCGAAATCACGGGCCGGCGGCGTACTCTACACCGACTATGCGCTGGGACAGTTTCTGGCCGAAGCGTCGAAACAGCCGTGGTTCGACAATACGATCTTCCTCATCACCGCCGACCACTGCGCCTCGAGCGCGGGCCGCACCGAAATTCCGTTGCACAAATACCACATTCCGGCGCTGATCTTCGCCCCGGGATTCGTGGCTCCGCAAGAGGTCAGGGGCATCGTTTCGCAGATCGACCTGATGCCCACCCTGCTGTCACTGCTCAACATGGACTACGACTCGCATTTCTACGGCCGCAGCATCTTCGATCCCGGCTACATCAACCGGGCCTTCATCGCCACCTATCAGGATCTGGGCTACCTCGAGGGCGACACGTTCACCATCCTGTCGCCCGTGCGCCGCTGCGAGCAGTACCGCGTGGTTCCCACCGAGGAGAATCCCCACCACCTCGAACCCGCCGAAGAGACCGACACGGCGCAGGTCGACCGGGCCGTCTTCTACTACCAGACCTCCTGCAAATGGAACAAGCGCTGA